One window of the Staphylococcus equorum genome contains the following:
- a CDS encoding APC family permease: protein MQQATNLKKVLGLTDVLGIAIGQIIGAGVMSLTGIGIQMTGSGITPAFILSAIITLLTMLPIAILGSTLPTTGGMYQYTSRLLSPKTGIFWLLLFIFLQITLSLYALSFAQYLEGLFPGVPVRTVAFSLLTILFIVNIVGIKSASIIGNIMVVTLIVALSCFIIFGVPHVNFGVFNTKSMLPDGFTGFFTAVGLVSFATGGAQVVAELGGEMKNPKRDIPIVIIVATIFVGLLYAFIASIAVGVLPIPEVAGRPLTSVAKEVLPTPVFIFFMVGGAMFALATTLNSTFTWVTKSLLVAIHDGYLPKYLGSVNKRFGTPHWLLLIFYIIGALPIITGMSLDVVAQLGTGISLIVFAFPALAVTQLPKKYPEAYKHSPFKVPYPILVTIAISAIIVLLCQSYLLISDLKLGYIIGTFIYIIISAFIAHFSNKKAHLNISEIQLNSKQIPEKQINFSNNL, encoded by the coding sequence ATGCAACAAGCAACAAATTTAAAAAAAGTACTAGGTTTAACTGACGTCTTGGGTATAGCTATCGGGCAAATCATAGGTGCTGGGGTCATGTCACTTACTGGAATTGGTATACAGATGACTGGTAGTGGCATAACACCTGCATTTATTTTATCTGCCATCATCACCTTACTTACGATGCTCCCTATCGCAATATTAGGTTCGACATTACCTACTACTGGCGGAATGTATCAATACACTAGTCGTTTATTGTCTCCAAAGACAGGCATTTTTTGGTTATTATTATTTATCTTTTTACAGATCACGTTGTCATTATATGCATTATCATTCGCACAATATTTAGAAGGTCTTTTCCCTGGAGTACCGGTTAGGACTGTCGCCTTCTCATTATTAACTATTTTATTTATCGTAAATATCGTTGGTATTAAATCTGCCTCTATTATTGGAAATATTATGGTAGTCACTTTAATAGTGGCTTTGTCTTGCTTTATCATATTTGGTGTTCCACATGTTAACTTTGGTGTATTTAATACGAAATCTATGCTCCCAGATGGTTTCACCGGCTTCTTTACTGCTGTAGGCCTTGTTTCTTTTGCGACTGGTGGTGCTCAAGTAGTTGCTGAACTTGGTGGAGAAATGAAAAACCCTAAAAGGGACATTCCCATTGTTATTATTGTTGCTACTATATTTGTCGGATTATTATACGCATTTATTGCCTCAATTGCAGTAGGTGTATTACCTATTCCAGAAGTAGCAGGTAGACCTTTAACGAGTGTCGCAAAAGAAGTATTACCAACCCCGGTATTTATCTTCTTTATGGTTGGTGGCGCGATGTTTGCTTTAGCAACAACACTTAATTCGACTTTTACTTGGGTAACAAAAAGTTTATTAGTGGCAATTCACGATGGTTATTTACCTAAATATTTAGGTAGCGTAAACAAACGGTTTGGTACACCTCATTGGCTATTACTTATCTTTTACATTATTGGTGCATTGCCTATTATTACAGGTATGTCTTTAGATGTTGTTGCACAACTTGGTACAGGCATTTCTCTAATTGTATTTGCATTTCCAGCCTTAGCTGTGACACAATTGCCAAAAAAATATCCTGAAGCATATAAACACTCCCCATTTAAAGTGCCTTATCCTATCCTAGTGACAATTGCTATAAGTGCAATTATAGTCTTGCTATGCCAATCTTATTTGCTAATTTCAGATTTAAAATTAGGTTATATCATAGGCACCTTTATATATATTATTATCTCAGCATTTATTGCTCATTTCTCAAATAAAAAAGCGCATTTAAACATTAGTGAAATACAACTAAATTCTAAGCAAATCCCCGAAAAACAAATCAACTTTTCTAATAATCTATAA
- a CDS encoding YdeI/OmpD-associated family protein translates to MTNEHDDHIKVNAFIDRLKQWQDEFKIMREIIRETELVEDYKWMHPCYTLENKNVVIIQDFKHYCALLFEKGSIMEDPYQSLIQQTKNVQAARQLRFESLEEVENRRDEIKWYVEEAIRIEKSGKQVPMKKTADYEMPEELQIKLNDSPQLEEAFYNLTPGRQRQYMFHIGQAKRATTREKRVEKYVDHILEGKGIDDK, encoded by the coding sequence ATGACTAATGAACACGATGATCATATTAAAGTAAATGCATTTATTGATAGATTAAAACAATGGCAAGATGAATTTAAAATAATGCGTGAAATTATTCGAGAAACTGAATTAGTGGAAGATTATAAATGGATGCACCCTTGTTACACGTTAGAGAATAAAAATGTTGTGATTATTCAAGATTTTAAACATTATTGTGCTTTGCTTTTTGAAAAAGGATCTATCATGGAAGACCCATATCAATCACTTATTCAACAAACGAAAAATGTTCAAGCTGCAAGACAGTTGCGCTTTGAAAGCCTAGAAGAAGTTGAAAACCGAAGAGATGAAATTAAATGGTATGTTGAAGAAGCAATAAGAATTGAAAAATCAGGCAAGCAAGTGCCAATGAAAAAAACAGCAGACTATGAAATGCCAGAAGAACTACAAATAAAATTAAATGACAGCCCTCAACTTGAAGAAGCATTTTATAATTTAACACCCGGTAGACAGAGACAGTACATGTTCCATATCGGACAAGCTAAAAGAGCGACAACACGTGAAAAACGTGTTGAAAAATATGTGGATCATATTTTAGAAGGTAAGGGTATAGATGATAAATAA